AGTATCCTATCGCCTTTAAAGGCTGTATCAAATAAGCTATTAATTGTACCTCTGCAGTATATGTCCTTTACAGACCCATGTTGTGCAATTCTTTTTTTGCTCCAGTCAATTATCATGGAATTCATGTCAATAGACCCAGAAGGGGCGGAAGAAAAGCTAGGAGCTTTTGATGATTATGTAGAACAGATGAAATATTTTAAATAAAACCATATAGATAAACTCAATATGGTTTCCTTATAAAAACTCACAATTTATATACAATAATTCTTCATTTTGGGTAAAATAATATCAAATATCCACAGGAGGTATAGATTTTGCCATGACTAATTCTAAGGAAAAAGAAACTATTGAAAGTAAAAATAAGACAACTATTAATAAAACTGAAGATGAGTGGAAAAAGCAACTTCCTCCGGAGGCTTATCATGTATTAAGAGAAAAGGGAACAGAAAGGCCCTTTACAGATAATAAGTACTATGAACACAAGGAGAAGGGTTTATACAGCTGTGCTGGATGTGGAAATCCATTATTCAGTTCAGAAAAGAAATTTGACTCTGGAACAGGATGGCCAAGCTATTATGATGTTCTCTCAGAAGAAAGTGTTGAAGTAAAAAAAGATCGGAGTCTCGGAATGGAAAGGACAGAGGTTCTTTGTGCAAAGTGTCGGGGTCATTTAGGGCACCTATTTGATGATGGTCCCCAACCCACAGGGCAACGATACTGTATAAATTCAGCTTCATTAGATTTTAAAAAGGATGAAAAACAGAAGGCTTCTTTTGGATTGGGTTGATTCTGGGGCCCAGATGCCCAGTTTGGGTTATTGAATGGAGTCATAAGCACAAAGGTAGGGTATGCAGGAGGAACAACAATTAATCCTACATATAGAAATATGGGAGACCATACTGAATCATTGGAGATTGAATATAATCCTACTGTTATAAGTTATGATGAAATAGTAGATTTCTTTTGGAACAGTCATAATCCAACTAGTGAGCCATGGTCAAAGCAGTACATGTCTATAGCTTTTTACCATAGTAATCTACAGAAAGAAGTCTTACTTACCTTGAAAAAGGAGCAGGAGCTTAAGAAGGGTAAAAAAATATATACGGAATTGATGGAAGCAGATATGTTCTACTCGGCAGAGGATTATCACCAGAAATACTATCTACAAGGAGTAAGCGAACTGATGAAAGAATTGCTAGCACTTTATCCTAACTTTAATGACTTTGTAAAATCAACAGCAGCAGCAAAGATTAATGGTTATGTTGCTGGTTATGGTTCTATTGAAAATCTAAAACTTGAGATAGATAGTTTTGGCTTATCAAACAAAGGGCAGGAACATCTCACGAGATTGGTAAAGAAATTAATATAGATTATGAAATAGCGGTGTATATATGAATACTGATATATACACCGCTATCTGTTTAACTGCTTTTTTACCTATATGCATAAATTATTTTTTTTATGTATTTCATAGTTTTTTGAACTGCCTCATCAACAGAATAATCAACCTGC
The Desulfitibacter sp. BRH_c19 DNA segment above includes these coding regions:
- a CDS encoding methionine sulfoxide reductase, producing MNGVISTKVGYAGGTTINPTYRNMGDHTESLEIEYNPTVISYDEIVDFFWNSHNPTSEPWSKQYMSIAFYHSNLQKEVLLTLKKEQELKKGKKIYTELMEADMFYSAEDYHQKYYLQGVSELMKELLALYPNFNDFVKSTAAAKINGYVAGYGSIENLKLEIDSFGLSNKGQEHLTRLVKKLI